The Moraxella haemolytica genome window below encodes:
- a CDS encoding phage tail protein, giving the protein MKTFKWKMNMGASASVKHSVAKAQFGDGYAQRVSFGINNKRTDWSGTKTGDWATVIKPIKDFLDEHGGVTPFYWADPHGTTAKYICQDYEISQRKGNFWEISLKFEQTF; this is encoded by the coding sequence ATGAAAACCTTTAAATGGAAAATGAACATGGGAGCGTCTGCCAGCGTCAAGCACTCTGTGGCAAAAGCCCAGTTTGGCGACGGCTACGCCCAGCGTGTGAGTTTTGGTATTAACAATAAACGCACCGATTGGAGTGGTACTAAGACAGGCGACTGGGCGACCGTCATCAAGCCCATCAAAGATTTTCTTGATGAGCATGGTGGTGTTACGCCCTTTTATTGGGCTGATCCGCATGGCACGACCGCCAAATACATTTGCCAAGATTATGAAATTTCTCAAAGAAAAGGTAATTTTTGGGAAATTAGCCTAAAATTCGAGCAAACCTTTTAA
- a CDS encoding 5-formyltetrahydrofolate cyclo-ligase, with product MDNATLRKNIKKQRKALTQKQRQRFAFLAGLHLPKLLLHLPKHANIGLYLDDFGELPTAPIMKFCQKYGFTPYLPITKQGKPLTFAPCFYQPTKTPLKRHTLGMKEPMTKPSLTAKQMDCIICPLVAVDQLGHRLGMGGGFYDRTFANFHGLKVGWCYHFQMVDRLAVNDWDQRVDLVITDSNILRFF from the coding sequence ATGGACAACGCCACACTCAGAAAAAACATCAAAAAACAACGAAAGGCACTCACTCAAAAACAACGGCAAAGATTCGCTTTTCTTGCCGGCTTGCACCTACCCAAGTTATTACTACATCTGCCTAAGCACGCTAACATTGGGCTGTATTTGGACGATTTTGGCGAATTGCCAACAGCTCCCATCATGAAGTTCTGCCAAAAATATGGCTTTACGCCCTACTTGCCCATCACCAAGCAAGGCAAACCCTTAACATTCGCTCCTTGTTTTTATCAGCCAACCAAAACCCCCTTAAAACGCCACACGCTCGGCATGAAAGAACCCATGACCAAGCCATCATTAACAGCAAAGCAAATGGACTGCATCATCTGCCCTTTGGTGGCGGTGGATCAGCTGGGTCATCGGCTGGGCATGGGTGGTGGATTTTATGACAGAACTTTTGCCAATTTTCACGGCTTAAAGGTCGGTTGGTGCTACCACTTTCAAATGGTAGATAGATTGGCGGTCAATGATTGGGATCAAAGGGTGGATCTGGTGATTACAGATAGCAATATTCTCAGATTTTTCTAG
- a CDS encoding phage minor tail protein L, translating into MPLNSDFQKLSVDGLITLFELDASRLGAGTLRFHGHNHDKNDVVITFFDNGNPTASDECKEQIWFVEQKTSENAQQVTFELSNPIDLEGLKIPVREITNYCHWAVVGKYRGEECGYTGATMFDEHDKPTDNPILDKCGGRMKSCVRRFGKNKPLPFGGCPASSLIGS; encoded by the coding sequence ATGCCATTAAACAGCGACTTTCAAAAATTATCCGTAGATGGACTAATTACCTTGTTTGAACTGGATGCAAGCCGTCTTGGAGCGGGCACTTTACGCTTTCACGGACATAATCACGACAAAAACGATGTTGTAATTACCTTTTTTGACAACGGCAACCCTACGGCAAGCGATGAATGTAAAGAGCAGATTTGGTTTGTGGAACAAAAAACATCGGAAAATGCCCAACAAGTTACTTTTGAGCTGTCAAATCCGATTGATTTAGAGGGCTTAAAAATCCCAGTCAGAGAGATTACCAATTATTGCCATTGGGCGGTCGTGGGCAAGTATCGTGGCGAAGAATGCGGCTATACAGGGGCGACAATGTTTGACGAACACGACAAACCAACCGACAACCCAATTTTGGACAAATGCGGTGGTCGCATGAAATCGTGCGTTCGCCGATTTGGTAAAAACAAGCCTTTGCCCTTTGGCGGCTGTCCTGCCAGTAGTTTGATTGGCTCATAG
- a CDS encoding type II toxin-antitoxin system death-on-curing family toxin: MSMISTAFVITVHDEILAQTGVGRAGVHLDRLESVLGRIDQQMHYNCIDDAFEIAAWYGVAIAKGHAFVDANKRTGLSVMLAFLEVQGISIPANVGLDDLMVEIVENDEPHEMLARTVADCLYQLAQ, translated from the coding sequence ATATCGATGATTAGCACAGCTTTTGTCATCACGGTTCACGATGAAATCCTTGCCCAAACAGGCGTGGGGCGTGCAGGCGTTCATCTTGACAGACTTGAAAGTGTACTTGGTCGCATAGACCAACAAATGCACTACAATTGCATTGATGATGCTTTTGAGATTGCTGCTTGGTATGGCGTTGCTATTGCCAAAGGACACGCTTTTGTCGATGCCAATAAACGCACAGGCTTATCCGTGATGCTGGCATTCCTAGAAGTGCAAGGCATTTCCATTCCTGCCAATGTCGGCTTGGATGATTTGATGGTGGAGATTGTAGAAAATGACGAGCCACACGAGATGCTTGCTAGGACTGTCGCTGACTGTCTGTATCAACTGGCACAATGA
- the fumC gene encoding class II fumarate hydratase, producing MTNIRIEKDTMGEIAVPSDAYFGAQTQRSRENFKIGGETLPVPLIQAMAIVKKAAAITNSNLGRIDGDKAELIVKACDEILSGGLMDQFPLVVWQTGSGTQSNMNMNEVLANRANELAGSPKGLYQPIHPNDDVNHAQSTNDSFPTAIRVASAIEINHKLIPAVKSLRETLAKKSADFADIVKIGRTHLQDATPLTLGQEFSGYVAQLDLALSRIDDALTGLYQLPLGGTAVGTGLNSHPKYAIEVAQTISNLTKLPFVTAPNKFEALAARDAEVFASGALKTLAVSLNKIANDIRWLSSGPRCGLGELRIPENEPGSSIMPGKVNPTQSEAMTMVCCQVIGNDTTISMAGASGNFELNVYMPVIGYNLLQSIRLLSDGINSFNDNCAIGIEPNHEKIDYFLHHSLMLVTALNRKIGYENAAKVAKTAYKNDKSLKETAIELGLLTSEEFDEIVRPEQMVSPK from the coding sequence ATGACCAATATTCGCATAGAAAAAGACACGATGGGTGAGATTGCTGTCCCTAGCGATGCTTACTTTGGTGCACAGACTCAACGCAGTCGTGAGAATTTTAAAATCGGTGGTGAAACCTTGCCAGTTCCACTCATTCAAGCAATGGCAATCGTCAAAAAAGCAGCTGCCATCACTAATAGCAATTTAGGTCGTATTGATGGTGATAAGGCGGAGCTGATTGTTAAGGCTTGTGATGAAATTTTATCAGGCGGGCTTATGGATCAATTCCCGCTTGTGGTCTGGCAGACAGGTTCTGGTACGCAGTCTAATATGAACATGAATGAAGTTCTTGCTAATCGTGCCAATGAACTTGCAGGCAGTCCAAAAGGTTTGTATCAGCCGATTCATCCGAACGATGATGTCAATCATGCCCAATCTACTAACGACAGCTTTCCTACTGCCATTCGTGTGGCAAGTGCCATAGAGATTAACCATAAGCTCATTCCTGCCGTTAAATCATTGCGTGAAACCCTTGCTAAAAAATCCGCTGACTTTGCCGATATTGTCAAAATCGGACGCACTCATTTGCAAGATGCCACCCCTTTAACTTTGGGGCAAGAGTTTAGTGGGTATGTGGCACAGCTTGATTTGGCACTTAGTCGCATTGATGATGCTTTAACTGGTCTATATCAGCTGCCACTGGGTGGAACAGCGGTTGGGACGGGGTTAAACAGTCACCCAAAGTACGCTATTGAAGTTGCTCAAACAATCTCTAATTTGACCAAATTGCCCTTTGTTACCGCTCCGAATAAATTTGAGGCACTGGCGGCTCGTGATGCTGAAGTGTTTGCCAGTGGCGCTCTAAAAACTTTGGCCGTCAGCTTGAATAAAATCGCCAATGATATCCGTTGGCTATCCAGTGGCCCTAGATGTGGATTGGGTGAGCTACGCATTCCTGAGAATGAACCTGGATCATCCATCATGCCAGGCAAGGTAAATCCTACCCAATCTGAAGCGATGACGATGGTGTGCTGTCAAGTGATTGGTAATGACACAACCATCTCGATGGCTGGAGCAAGTGGCAATTTTGAACTTAATGTCTATATGCCAGTGATTGGTTATAATTTATTGCAATCCATTCGTCTGCTAAGTGATGGCATTAATAGTTTTAATGATAACTGTGCAATAGGTATTGAGCCAAATCACGAGAAGATTGATTATTTCTTGCATCATTCGCTCATGCTTGTTACGGCACTGAACCGCAAAATCGGCTACGAAAATGCAGCCAAAGTTGCAAAAACTGCCTATAAAAATGACAAATCGCTAAAAGAGACCGCCATTGAGTTGGGTTTATTGACAAGCGAAGAGTTTGATGAGATTGTTCGTCCAGAACAGATGGTCTCGCCAAAATAA
- the cydD gene encoding thiol reductant ABC exporter subunit CydD — translation MTDQSPNNSHSRTTIQKPIRQSKRKSKRSQDDIMANKFLRTTFATAKKPMMMVWLLDVASVLVFVVQSYELMVLFGGWFDVFVHDVPYRARGLWTSLAVLLGCMLIRIGLGYIKDVVLTNIGIDIAGRVRARLFDKLGKLGQARRYFGSDGALSSKIIDEPDRLVGYARFNVQKMTAIATPIILAGCVAYYNLTVAVILLATAPLVPIFMMLIGIATARKSREQMDALAQLGGRFLDWIRGVNTLSRLGVVDIATSDLERSSDNYRKRTMEVLKIAFLNSAVLEFLSALSIALVAMYLGFGLMGVLPWAKGQVLTSYGEALFILLLVPEFYAPLRRLGAEYHVKGQAVACAKAIAPILNFKVKQIGGTPFIFDSSPAFELKNVQVFGDDGRVRLSPTTLTCQAGQCTAFMGESGVGKSTILQILLGFGDFEGDIIIHADGKSVRYDDIDVATLREQFGYLSQTVPLLPMSIADNLRLAKPDACDDELVSVLQAVGLKEVIDGLPSGIHTMLSERGGGLSGGQGQRIAIAQLLLQDAKVWLLDEPTEHLDGETAGHIKALLSHISRDKTVIWVTHDKAGVAFDEVYYLGKDNNQDLVNGEAP, via the coding sequence ATGACCGATCAATCCCCAAATAACAGCCATAGCCGAACAACTATTCAAAAGCCCATAAGACAATCAAAACGAAAGTCCAAACGCAGTCAAGATGACATCATGGCAAATAAATTTTTACGCACGACTTTCGCCACCGCTAAAAAACCCATGATGATGGTATGGCTACTGGATGTGGCAAGCGTATTGGTGTTTGTGGTGCAGTCGTATGAATTGATGGTGTTGTTTGGTGGCTGGTTTGATGTTTTTGTGCATGATGTGCCATATCGGGCAAGGGGGCTTTGGACGAGTTTGGCGGTGCTACTTGGTTGTATGCTGATACGCATTGGGCTTGGTTATATCAAAGATGTTGTGCTGACAAATATTGGTATTGATATTGCTGGGCGTGTGCGAGCAAGGCTGTTTGATAAGTTAGGTAAATTGGGACAAGCCAGACGCTACTTTGGTTCTGATGGGGCGTTATCAAGCAAAATCATTGATGAACCTGACCGTCTGGTTGGTTACGCTCGTTTTAATGTCCAAAAGATGACTGCCATAGCTACGCCCATCATACTGGCAGGATGTGTGGCGTATTATAACTTGACAGTGGCAGTGATACTGCTTGCCACTGCACCGCTTGTACCGATTTTTATGATGCTGATTGGCATAGCAACTGCTCGCAAGAGTCGTGAGCAGATGGATGCTTTAGCACAGCTTGGCGGTCGGTTCTTGGATTGGATTCGTGGGGTGAATACACTTTCACGACTTGGTGTGGTAGATATTGCAACATCAGACCTTGAACGAAGCTCGGACAACTATCGCAAGCGGACGATGGAAGTGCTAAAGATTGCTTTTTTAAACAGTGCAGTGCTTGAGTTTTTATCGGCTTTATCAATCGCTTTGGTTGCCATGTATTTGGGCTTTGGTTTGATGGGTGTGCTGCCATGGGCTAAAGGGCAGGTGCTGACCAGTTATGGCGAAGCATTGTTTATCTTGCTACTCGTCCCTGAATTTTATGCTCCGCTTCGCAGATTGGGGGCGGAATATCATGTGAAAGGTCAAGCGGTAGCTTGTGCTAAGGCGATTGCTCCTATATTGAATTTTAAGGTAAAACAAATCGGTGGTACTCCTTTTATCTTTGATTCATCTCCTGCTTTTGAATTAAAAAATGTGCAAGTCTTTGGTGATGATGGTCGAGTGAGACTGTCGCCAACTACGCTGACTTGTCAGGCAGGTCAATGCACAGCGTTCATGGGTGAAAGTGGTGTGGGTAAATCTACGATTTTGCAGATTTTATTGGGTTTTGGCGATTTTGAGGGCGATATTATTATTCATGCTGATGGTAAGTCGGTACGCTATGATGACATAGATGTTGCTACACTACGAGAACAATTTGGTTATCTGTCGCAGACCGTGCCACTGTTGCCGATGAGTATTGCAGATAACTTACGCCTAGCCAAGCCTGATGCTTGTGATGATGAGTTGGTGTCAGTGTTGCAGGCGGTCGGTCTAAAAGAGGTGATTGATGGGTTGCCTAGCGGTATTCATACCATGCTTAGCGAGCGTGGCGGTGGTCTATCAGGTGGTCAGGGTCAGCGTATTGCCATCGCTCAGTTGTTACTTCAAGATGCCAAAGTATGGCTACTTGATGAACCAACCGAGCACCTAGATGGCGAGACAGCAGGGCATATCAAGGCGTTACTTAGCCATATTAGTAGGGATAAAACCGTGATTTGGGTAACGCATGATAAGGCGGGCGTGGCATTTGATGAGGTGTATTATTTAGGCAAGGATAACAATCAGGATTTGGTTAATGGAGAGGCACCATGA
- a CDS encoding phage head closure protein translates to MAIQAGQLRHRLKLYRPTASRSSLTGAGRVSQWEHSLTLWGQFTPLSVKDIIAGQAQDSQITARAKIRYRTDIDNTMRVEHIGRMYEIVGEPLADNASGREYLTLVLKNIVPFLRPAFDHNKDEAVRRFKKKLGERIDKLKG, encoded by the coding sequence ATGGCAATCCAAGCAGGTCAATTACGCCACCGCCTAAAACTCTACCGCCCTACCGCCAGCCGTTCATCTTTGACAGGGGCAGGAAGAGTCAGCCAATGGGAGCATAGTTTGACCTTATGGGGGCAATTTACCCCCTTATCGGTCAAAGACATCATCGCAGGGCAGGCACAGGACAGCCAAATCACAGCAAGAGCCAAAATCCGTTATCGCACGGATATTGATAACACAATGCGAGTAGAACACATAGGGCGAATGTATGAGATTGTGGGCGAACCACTGGCAGACAATGCAAGTGGGCGAGAGTATCTGACTTTAGTGTTAAAAAACATTGTGCCATTTTTGCGACCTGCTTTTGATCATAACAAAGACGAAGCGGTGCGGCGATTTAAAAAGAAATTGGGCGAGCGGATTGATAAATTGAAGGGTTAG
- a CDS encoding KilA-N domain-containing protein, with product MGFLPTEKGNVLCHLIVANTSISQHNGLFSLNDLHKVSGGASKHQPSNFMRNAETQELIKEIELEKSNSSNLMSIAYTTTEGKKGGTFVCRELVIRYGMWISAKFSLMVIRAFDNLNTGRYFACPNCHQTIRYRSVTLSV from the coding sequence TTGGGCTTTCTACCAACTGAAAAAGGTAATGTACTATGTCATCTTATTGTTGCAAACACTTCAATTAGCCAACATAACGGCTTATTTTCCCTAAACGATCTGCATAAAGTTTCTGGCGGTGCAAGCAAACACCAACCATCAAACTTTATGCGTAATGCTGAAACACAAGAGCTTATCAAAGAAATTGAGCTTGAAAAATCAAACTCATCAAATTTGATGAGTATCGCATATACAACAACAGAAGGCAAAAAAGGTGGTACATTCGTTTGCCGTGAACTGGTAATCCGTTACGGTATGTGGATAAGTGCAAAATTCAGCCTAATGGTTATCCGAGCATTTGACAATCTAAACACAGGGCGATACTTTGCTTGCCCAAACTGTCATCAGACGATACGCTACCGCTCCGTAACGCTGTCAGTCTAG
- a CDS encoding NlpC/P60 family protein codes for MKLTKQLKSDITSHALDCYPAECCGVIVNNKYIPCTNTAHDNEQFTLCPKEYARAESMGQIQAIVHNHPDGGVLPSDLDKLQIELHGVAWVIVAVSKQDYGDEPAFGIYEPCGYKPPLLGRNYIHGVQDCYAIVRDFYRREFEIELPDFDRTDAWWEDLNHAPLYEQNFEKAGFVEVDKDNLQYGDVLLCRVGRTHHVNHALIWLGNNDTLKSEVTPPCVGNTLILHHPYGRQSVREIYGKGWADRVGLVVRHAKLA; via the coding sequence ATGAAATTAACCAAACAATTAAAATCGGACATTACCTCCCACGCCCTTGACTGCTACCCTGCCGAGTGCTGTGGCGTGATTGTGAATAACAAATACATACCCTGCACCAACACCGCCCATGACAATGAGCAATTTACTCTTTGTCCAAAAGAGTATGCCCGTGCTGAAAGTATGGGGCAGATACAAGCCATCGTCCATAACCACCCTGACGGCGGTGTGTTGCCGTCTGATTTGGATAAATTACAAATTGAACTGCACGGTGTGGCGTGGGTCATCGTGGCAGTGTCCAAGCAAGATTATGGTGATGAGCCTGCTTTTGGTATTTATGAACCGTGTGGGTATAAACCGCCACTGTTGGGGCGAAATTACATTCACGGTGTGCAAGATTGTTATGCCATTGTCCGTGATTTTTATCGCCGTGAGTTTGAGATTGAATTGCCTGATTTTGACCGCACAGACGCTTGGTGGGAAGACCTCAATCACGCCCCACTGTATGAGCAGAACTTTGAAAAAGCAGGCTTTGTGGAAGTGGACAAAGACAACCTGCAATACGGCGATGTCCTGCTTTGCCGTGTCGGACGCACGCACCATGTTAATCATGCCTTAATTTGGCTCGGCAACAATGACACACTCAAAAGCGAAGTTACACCGCCTTGCGTGGGCAACACTCTAATCCTGCACCACCCCTACGGACGGCAGTCGGTGCGTGAGATTTATGGCAAGGGGTGGGCGGATAGGGTTGGGCTTGTCGTGCGTCATGCTAAACTTGCTTAG
- a CDS encoding tape measure protein, producing the protein MALAINIVLGANTVNFSRNIQKATKQAEQQLKGFAGFAQKALDKINAGTLIGAGTLTTIAAAADKMQSLASKVKLATDGSEQFNAVQRQLRNIANEQRSSFEGVVDLYASSQRALSQLGKSQQNVIDFTRNMTMAMNLGGGSAQAQAAALTQLGQALGSGALRGDEFNSVAEQAPILMELIAKRMGVATAALRDLAKEGKITADVVYEAVSGSTQALEEMVGKTNFTMSQGWQVIKDNFGYLVHDIINETTGIAGAISDVLTFVGQNLKTIATIAGAAATAIGVKMAHAWVLAKLNTESLVVSIKKSTLTTLDNAKSWITSAYGVQTYTEKVAILTHFKNTATATTARFAETIGAAMVGGVARATMAIDGFGARLASVQVALTTYLHTNLSLTNIKNVTASAITRASAAMTGFAQATIANIGSAASYTRSLLTINGAKTAFINITRSTVSGVVGFGAAIKAGTIGLAGYTRAIVTSTVAKRAFVGTATLAAGAVNRIGTAFTAVGRIILAHPLMAIGAVIAAIVVRTMGLQKAMESLSEATAVLGELLGQMVDAGIKGFKWLGDVTLDFFSRFRSDGKQSTNQVLGFFGGLFKGTRGGFVGVLQIIARVFDLAAATIKTFVQYAWKNISSLGTAIANVFKGIGNFAISVFEGLVNHISKNINFLIDGMNAVSDFFGGGQIKRLDSVSFGRLSYGSIDFGVAGFFDAVKSNNNQYLEGKLLAAHDKITDAANQSKDAHDGLAGSLDATSKASENATKNTKKNENTQKSLTDAIKEQRSEWEKLRYEMAHPLNLEIDKVNWEIANGKFKGIDKALKKQLQDAARAMDIDIIHDELDKLVQQTAIDNMNRGQTGKLAELLGHLDNSRHKFSLLKDEVIEFNEQGKRVIKTTGKLGVALSQMALADWHEYAHASNQSIGELDKQIELVKAKGDFSKELLVFEHEYQATLDKYAHLAELDDTEAYTLIKNQAEQLKLRQQMLATQTAYQDILDGLQDEESKKLGTLQNQLDVIAKQHKLMQSMPQMSSAIDPLDASFGVLKQALDLPSVPMNAIEQLESEHQSRLDMIEGFLERQQELYKGNEDALTRITKQGEQARATAKQHYEETKNKLILTESESLFGSLANIARDGLGKQSKVYRAMFAMQQGFAIAQAGLAMQQAVSQGLAKGFPTGLADMALAVSHGAKIISAIKSVVMPVGQAHDGIMSVPKSGTWNLEKGERVLPKHTAQNLDNTLNRLQGRGEAKVIINNYTGEKTDVQQMPNGDMMVTIGKMIDNKVNAMVNQRFMQARRQGGELYGR; encoded by the coding sequence ATGGCATTGGCAATTAACATTGTACTTGGTGCAAATACGGTTAATTTTAGCCGTAATATCCAAAAAGCCACCAAGCAAGCCGAACAGCAACTAAAAGGCTTTGCAGGTTTTGCCCAAAAAGCCCTAGACAAAATCAACGCAGGTACGCTCATTGGGGCTGGCACATTAACCACCATCGCTGCCGCTGCCGACAAAATGCAATCTTTGGCAAGTAAAGTTAAGCTCGCTACCGATGGCAGTGAGCAGTTTAACGCTGTACAACGCCAGCTACGCAATATCGCCAATGAGCAGCGGTCTAGCTTTGAAGGTGTTGTGGATTTATATGCCAGTAGCCAGCGTGCCTTATCACAGCTGGGCAAATCACAGCAAAATGTGATTGATTTTACCCGAAATATGACCATGGCGATGAATCTTGGCGGTGGTTCGGCACAGGCTCAAGCTGCCGCCCTTACCCAGCTGGGTCAGGCGCTGGGTTCTGGGGCGTTGCGTGGTGATGAATTTAATTCGGTTGCCGAGCAAGCCCCCATCTTGATGGAGCTGATTGCCAAGCGAATGGGTGTGGCGACAGCTGCCCTAAGAGACCTTGCCAAAGAAGGTAAAATCACCGCCGATGTGGTCTATGAAGCTGTGTCAGGTTCGACGCAGGCTCTTGAAGAGATGGTGGGCAAAACCAACTTTACCATGTCGCAAGGCTGGCAAGTCATCAAAGACAACTTCGGCTATTTGGTGCATGACATCATCAATGAGACCACAGGCATCGCTGGGGCAATCTCTGATGTGCTTACCTTTGTGGGACAAAACCTAAAAACCATTGCAACAATCGCAGGGGCAGCAGCGACTGCGATTGGGGTCAAAATGGCTCATGCATGGGTATTGGCAAAATTAAATACCGAAAGTCTTGTTGTCTCAATTAAAAAATCAACTTTAACCACTTTGGATAATGCAAAATCTTGGATAACATCAGCTTATGGGGTACAAACCTATACCGAAAAAGTTGCCATCTTAACCCACTTTAAAAACACTGCCACCGCAACCACCGCCAGATTTGCCGAAACGATTGGCGCAGCGATGGTGGGCGGTGTGGCTCGTGCGACGATGGCGATTGATGGCTTTGGGGCAAGATTGGCAAGTGTGCAGGTTGCTTTGACGACTTACCTTCACACAAACCTTAGCCTTACTAACATCAAGAATGTGACTGCATCAGCCATCACTCGTGCCAGTGCTGCGATGACAGGATTTGCTCAGGCGACGATTGCCAATATTGGTTCAGCTGCCAGCTACACCAGAAGTCTTTTGACAATCAATGGAGCAAAGACCGCCTTTATTAACATCACACGCTCCACTGTCAGTGGCGTGGTGGGATTTGGTGCAGCGATTAAGGCAGGGACGATAGGCTTGGCTGGCTACACTCGTGCAATTGTTACCAGCACCGTCGCCAAACGAGCTTTTGTTGGGACAGCCACCCTTGCTGCTGGTGCGGTCAATCGTATTGGCACCGCCTTTACCGCTGTTGGTCGCATTATCCTAGCCCACCCGTTAATGGCAATCGGTGCTGTCATCGCTGCGATTGTCGTGCGCACGATGGGACTACAAAAGGCGATGGAGAGCCTGTCTGAGGCGACGGCGGTGCTAGGTGAGCTGCTAGGGCAGATGGTCGATGCTGGCATTAAAGGATTTAAATGGCTTGGCGATGTTACGCTGGATTTTTTTAGCCGTTTTAGATCAGATGGCAAACAGTCCACCAATCAGGTCTTGGGCTTTTTTGGTGGGCTGTTTAAAGGCACTCGTGGTGGCTTTGTGGGGGTATTACAAATCATCGCTCGGGTGTTTGATTTGGCAGCTGCGACCATCAAGACCTTTGTGCAGTACGCTTGGAAAAACATCAGCTCACTTGGCACGGCAATCGCTAATGTGTTCAAGGGCATTGGTAATTTTGCCATCTCTGTCTTTGAAGGCTTAGTCAACCACATCAGCAAAAATATCAATTTTCTCATCGATGGCATGAACGCCGTGTCCGATTTTTTTGGTGGTGGGCAAATCAAGCGATTAGATTCGGTGTCCTTTGGGCGATTGAGCTATGGCAGCATAGACTTTGGCGTGGCTGGATTTTTTGATGCAGTCAAATCAAACAATAACCAGTATCTTGAAGGCAAATTACTTGCCGCCCACGACAAAATAACAGATGCCGCCAACCAATCCAAAGACGCTCACGATGGTTTGGCTGGTTCACTGGATGCCACCAGCAAGGCGAGCGAAAACGCCACCAAGAACACCAAGAAAAACGAAAACACCCAAAAGTCTTTGACCGATGCCATCAAGGAACAGCGGTCAGAATGGGAAAAGCTACGCTATGAGATGGCACACCCCTTAAATCTTGAAATCGACAAGGTAAACTGGGAGATTGCCAACGGCAAGTTTAAGGGCATTGATAAGGCACTAAAAAAGCAGCTGCAAGACGCCGCGCGAGCGATGGACATTGACATCATTCATGATGAGCTGGACAAGCTGGTACAGCAGACCGCCATCGATAACATGAACCGTGGGCAGACAGGCAAATTGGCTGAGCTGTTAGGACATCTTGACAACTCACGCCATAAGTTCTCCTTACTCAAAGATGAAGTGATTGAGTTTAACGAACAAGGCAAACGGGTTATCAAGACCACAGGCAAGCTGGGCGTTGCTTTATCGCAGATGGCGTTGGCAGATTGGCACGAATACGCTCATGCGTCCAATCAGAGCATCGGTGAGCTTGACAAGCAAATCGAGCTGGTCAAGGCTAAGGGGGATTTTAGTAAAGAGCTGCTTGTGTTTGAGCATGAATACCAAGCCACCTTGGATAAATATGCCCACTTAGCAGAGCTTGATGATACCGAAGCATACACACTCATAAAAAATCAAGCCGAACAGCTCAAGCTACGCCAACAGATGCTTGCTACACAGACCGCTTATCAAGACATACTTGATGGCTTGCAAGATGAAGAGAGTAAAAAACTTGGCACATTGCAAAACCAGCTTGATGTCATCGCCAAGCAGCACAAGCTCATGCAGAGTATGCCGCAGATGAGTAGTGCCATCGATCCGCTCGATGCCAGCTTTGGCGTGCTCAAACAAGCCCTTGATTTGCCAAGCGTGCCGATGAATGCTATTGAGCAACTAGAATCAGAGCATCAAAGCAGACTTGATATGATTGAGGGTTTTTTGGAACGGCAACAAGAGCTGTACAAGGGCAACGAAGACGCTTTGACACGCATCACCAAGCAAGGCGAACAGGCACGAGCGACGGCAAAACAGCACTACGAGGAGACCAAAAACAAGCTCATACTGACAGAGTCTGAAAGTCTGTTTGGCTCACTTGCCAACATCGCCAGAGACGGACTTGGCAAGCAATCTAAGGTCTACCGTGCGATGTTTGCCATGCAGCAGGGTTTTGCGATTGCACAGGCAGGTCTTGCCATGCAACAAGCCGTTTCACAGGGTCTCGCCAAAGGCTTTCCGACAGGACTTGCTGATATGGCGTTGGCGGTGTCGCATGGGGCGAAAATCATCAGTGCTATCAAGTCGGTGGTCATGCCAGTCGGTCAAGCCCACGACGGCATCATGTCCGTCCCCAAGTCTGGCACTTGGAATCTTGAAAAAGGCGAACGAGTACTGCCTAAACACACCGCCCAAAACCTTGATAATACGCTCAATCGTTTGCAGGGTCGTGGTGAAGCCAAAGTGATTATCAATAACTATACAGGTGAAAAAACAGATGTGCAACAAATGCCAAATGGTGATATGATGGTAACTATTGGTAAGATGATTGATAACAAGGTGAATGCCATGGTCAATCAACGTTTTATGCAAGCACGCCGACAAGGCGGTGAGCTTTATGGGAGATGA